One window of the Rhodococcus sovatensis genome contains the following:
- a CDS encoding SDR family NAD(P)-dependent oxidoreductase → MSTTFAGKVAVVTGAGSGIGRALALNLAERGAKLALSDVDVNGLEETVRQVEALGAEVASQFLDVSQRETVLDYADTVRARFGKINQIYNNAGIAYHGDVEASSFKDIERIVDVDFWGVVNGTKAFLPHLQESGDGHIVNISSLFGLLAMPSQAAYNAAKFAVRGFSEALRMELLISKAPVKMTVVHPGGIKTAIARNATVAENYDQQSVAKFFDAKLAKTTPDQAAKTILKGVEKGKGRVLIGSDAIALDLLQRITGSKYQRVIAVVASRAMPRKKQS, encoded by the coding sequence GTGAGCACAACATTCGCAGGCAAAGTTGCCGTAGTCACCGGCGCGGGATCCGGTATCGGACGCGCGCTCGCGCTCAATCTCGCCGAACGCGGCGCCAAGCTGGCACTGTCGGACGTCGACGTGAACGGTCTGGAAGAGACTGTCCGTCAGGTCGAAGCACTCGGCGCTGAGGTTGCCTCGCAGTTCCTCGATGTGTCGCAGCGCGAGACCGTGCTCGACTACGCCGATACGGTGAGGGCGCGGTTCGGCAAGATCAATCAGATCTACAACAATGCGGGCATCGCGTACCACGGTGACGTCGAGGCTTCGTCGTTCAAGGACATCGAGCGGATCGTCGACGTCGACTTCTGGGGAGTCGTCAACGGTACGAAGGCTTTCCTTCCGCACCTGCAGGAATCCGGTGACGGCCACATCGTCAACATCTCCAGTCTTTTCGGACTGCTGGCGATGCCGTCGCAGGCTGCCTACAACGCTGCCAAGTTCGCTGTCCGCGGCTTCAGCGAGGCACTTCGGATGGAGCTGCTGATCTCGAAAGCCCCGGTCAAGATGACCGTCGTGCATCCCGGCGGCATCAAGACCGCGATCGCGCGCAACGCCACCGTCGCCGAGAATTACGACCAGCAGTCGGTCGCCAAGTTCTTCGACGCCAAGCTCGCCAAGACAACTCCGGATCAGGCTGCCAAGACGATCCTCAAGGGCGTCGAGAAGGGCAAGGGCCGCGTGCTGATCGGCTCCGACGCCATCGCACTCGATTTGCTTCAGCGCATTACCGGATCGAAGTATCAACGCGTGATCGCGGTCGTCGCGAGCCGCGCCATGCCGCGAAAGAAGCAGTCATGA
- a CDS encoding alpha/beta hydrolase: MKSFYLPLPLVRAALKPFYRFALDARLPITVQRRILDLGAPIQTMPDGAVVQPLTLAGRRAERVTVGATERDTAVLYLHGGAYTIGSMATHRSLAAHLARESASAVYVLDYSLAPENPYPTGLNDAVAAYRELLKSHGYTADRVAIAGDSAGGGLTVATARHLVDDGVNPAALGLISPWVDPAARDALFDRDLVVNTAWSFAAAVAYLGDGDPLDQGYAPLQGDLTGLPPIVMHVGTSEVLYPQIVAFHDKLLLSGVEVEYVEYEKLWHVAHLQASILREAAQAVHHMGAFLGARVRTSEVVLAEPSSSDIA; encoded by the coding sequence ATGAAATCCTTCTACCTGCCGCTTCCGCTGGTCAGAGCGGCGTTGAAACCGTTCTACCGATTCGCGCTCGATGCGCGGCTCCCCATCACGGTTCAGCGCAGGATCCTCGACCTCGGCGCTCCGATCCAGACCATGCCGGACGGCGCTGTGGTACAGCCGTTGACATTGGCCGGACGCAGAGCGGAACGGGTCACCGTCGGTGCTACCGAACGCGACACTGCGGTGCTCTATTTGCACGGCGGCGCGTACACGATCGGATCGATGGCTACCCACCGCTCGCTCGCAGCGCATCTCGCCCGTGAATCAGCAAGCGCTGTATACGTTCTCGACTATTCCCTCGCCCCCGAGAACCCGTACCCGACCGGCCTGAACGACGCAGTCGCTGCCTACCGCGAACTACTGAAGTCGCACGGCTACACCGCGGATCGTGTTGCAATCGCGGGCGATTCGGCAGGCGGCGGGCTCACGGTCGCCACTGCACGCCATCTCGTCGACGACGGCGTGAATCCTGCTGCACTCGGCCTGATCTCACCGTGGGTGGATCCGGCTGCACGAGACGCGCTGTTCGACCGGGATCTCGTCGTCAACACCGCATGGTCGTTCGCGGCGGCCGTGGCGTACCTCGGCGACGGCGATCCTTTGGACCAGGGGTACGCACCACTACAGGGTGATCTCACCGGCTTGCCGCCGATCGTCATGCACGTCGGGACGTCCGAGGTTCTCTATCCGCAGATCGTGGCTTTCCACGACAAGCTGCTGTTGTCGGGCGTCGAAGTCGAGTACGTCGAATACGAAAAGCTCTGGCACGTAGCGCATCTGCAGGCTTCGATCCTGCGTGAAGCCGCCCAGGCCGTGCACCACATGGGCGCCTTTCTCGGGGCACGGGTCCGGACGTCAGAGGTTGTGCTCGCCGAGCCATCGAGCAGCGACATCGCCTGA
- a CDS encoding glycine betaine ABC transporter substrate-binding protein produces MSRWNGVSVVGSAPRVLTAAIVALTLAGCAADTQERATIVVGAGENVTGAVLAHIYAGAVRSAGVTAEVKEGLGERSDYVAALDGGEISLVPDFTGDLLHTFDSLSGATEAEDVFVDLNRSLPEGLSVGDYALAEDRMAIAVSSSGPFAEVSSLSDFAPSCSDAVVGIVEKSSGIEPMEIGMQLGPVYGCSFTEFTVYPDSESAVSALDSGEVDALALRTSSFGPLAADLSTLDDDESAIIAQNVVPLMRDGALDDAAFATLGVVAGELTTADLAEMIGEVRSGANSGDVAARWLGEHNL; encoded by the coding sequence GTGAGCAGGTGGAATGGAGTTTCTGTGGTCGGGTCGGCGCCGAGAGTGCTCACAGCGGCGATCGTGGCGCTGACGTTGGCTGGGTGTGCGGCGGACACCCAGGAGCGCGCGACGATCGTTGTCGGGGCGGGTGAGAACGTCACCGGGGCAGTGCTGGCGCACATCTACGCCGGTGCGGTTCGCTCTGCCGGAGTCACGGCAGAAGTGAAGGAAGGTCTTGGCGAACGCAGCGACTACGTTGCCGCTCTCGACGGTGGCGAGATATCCCTCGTACCGGATTTCACCGGGGATCTTCTGCACACGTTCGACTCGCTGTCGGGTGCTACCGAAGCCGAGGACGTGTTCGTCGACCTGAACAGGTCGCTGCCCGAGGGGCTGTCGGTGGGGGACTACGCACTCGCCGAGGACCGGATGGCCATCGCAGTCTCGTCGAGCGGACCGTTCGCGGAAGTGTCGTCGCTGTCGGACTTCGCGCCGAGCTGCAGCGATGCCGTGGTCGGAATCGTCGAGAAGTCGTCCGGTATCGAACCGATGGAGATCGGAATGCAGCTGGGGCCCGTGTACGGATGTTCGTTCACGGAGTTCACCGTCTACCCGGACTCGGAATCGGCGGTCAGCGCTCTGGATTCCGGTGAAGTCGATGCGTTGGCGCTGCGGACGTCGTCGTTCGGACCACTCGCAGCGGACTTGTCGACCCTCGATGACGACGAGTCGGCGATCATCGCGCAGAATGTGGTTCCGCTCATGCGTGACGGTGCGCTCGACGATGCTGCGTTCGCGACGCTCGGTGTCGTTGCAGGTGAGCTGACCACTGCGGACCTCGCCGAGATGATCGGCGAGGTCCGCAGTGGTGCGAACTCAGGCGATGTCGCTGCTCGATGGCTCGGCGAGCACAACCTCTGA
- a CDS encoding ABC transporter substrate-binding protein, which produces MTACGGNSDPLSSGGGESNSDPNSIVIGSANFPESETVANIYAEALRANGFEVSTKLNIGSREAYIPAVRDGSIDLIPDYTGNLLQYLDESATATSSEDVLAALPDALGSDLTVTAQAPGEDKDAVVVTRATATERNLTTIGDLAPFSADVTFAGTPEFQERVGGLPGLKAKYGLDIAPGNYVPISDGGGPATVEALVSGQVVAADIFTTAPSIAQNDLVVLEDPENNFAAQNIIPVLNTSKQSDKLTQVLDAVSAQITTEELIALNTSVSGDAKVEPAAAARAWVADKGLDQPVS; this is translated from the coding sequence ATGACCGCGTGCGGCGGCAACAGTGATCCCCTGTCCTCCGGAGGCGGCGAGAGCAACAGCGATCCCAATTCGATCGTGATCGGTTCGGCCAACTTCCCCGAATCCGAAACAGTGGCCAACATCTACGCCGAAGCCCTGCGCGCCAATGGCTTCGAGGTGAGCACCAAGCTCAATATCGGCAGCCGCGAGGCGTACATCCCGGCAGTGCGAGACGGATCGATCGACCTGATCCCCGACTACACCGGCAATCTCCTGCAGTACCTGGACGAGTCAGCGACCGCAACATCATCCGAGGACGTTCTCGCGGCACTGCCCGACGCACTCGGCTCGGATCTGACCGTCACAGCTCAAGCCCCCGGCGAGGACAAGGATGCAGTCGTCGTGACCAGGGCAACTGCAACCGAACGCAATCTGACCACCATCGGCGACCTCGCTCCTTTCTCCGCCGACGTCACCTTCGCGGGAACGCCGGAGTTCCAGGAGCGCGTCGGCGGACTTCCCGGGCTGAAAGCCAAGTACGGACTCGACATCGCCCCCGGAAACTACGTTCCGATCTCCGACGGTGGTGGTCCTGCCACCGTCGAGGCTCTGGTGTCCGGTCAAGTTGTCGCAGCCGATATCTTCACCACCGCACCGTCGATTGCACAGAACGACCTCGTGGTGCTCGAAGATCCGGAGAACAACTTCGCCGCCCAGAACATCATTCCGGTGCTCAACACCTCCAAGCAGTCGGACAAGCTCACCCAGGTTCTCGATGCGGTCTCCGCTCAGATCACCACCGAGGAATTGATCGCGCTCAACACGTCCGTGTCCGGTGACGCGAAGGTCGAACCCGCCGCCGCCGCAAGGGCGTGGGTGGCGGACAAGGGACTGGACCAACCGGTCAGCTGA
- a CDS encoding ABC transporter ATP-binding protein — MITFDGVGKTYPDVRGRSAGSTPGGTIAVDSLDLVIEPESFTVFVGPSGCGKTTSMRMINRMITPTSGVITVDGRNIAETDAVKLRRGIGYVIQSAGLLPHRTVVDNVATVPVLRGESRRAARKAALGVLERVGLDPAFASRYPAQLSGGQQQRVGVARALAADPPILLMDEPFSAVDPVVREDLQTEMLRLQADLKKTIVFVTHDIDEAVRLGDNIAVFGPQGRLQQYDKPATILAAPATSFVASFVGRDRGYRGLSFRSAQSVTMHPIDTATESEVRGLRLAQGQWVLVVDSERRPLGWIDATGVEKVRDGRPLDDSTAAGGSLFTEGGDLRQALDSAISSPSGIGVAVDSTGAAVGSVDAAEILEHLAVQRRSEDEERNRHHFSNEDTSQ, encoded by the coding sequence ATGATCACATTCGACGGAGTCGGCAAGACCTATCCGGATGTTCGGGGTCGTTCCGCAGGCTCTACTCCCGGCGGCACAATCGCGGTCGACAGTTTGGATCTGGTGATCGAGCCCGAATCGTTCACCGTGTTCGTCGGGCCTTCCGGGTGTGGCAAGACCACCTCGATGCGCATGATCAACCGGATGATCACTCCCACCTCGGGAGTGATCACCGTCGACGGTCGCAACATCGCCGAGACCGACGCGGTGAAACTGCGGCGCGGAATCGGCTACGTCATTCAAAGCGCGGGGCTGCTACCTCACCGCACCGTCGTCGACAACGTCGCGACGGTGCCGGTCCTACGCGGCGAATCCAGGCGCGCCGCACGTAAAGCCGCGCTCGGCGTACTCGAAAGAGTCGGACTCGATCCGGCTTTCGCGTCGCGCTATCCGGCGCAGCTGTCGGGCGGCCAACAGCAGCGGGTCGGGGTCGCGCGTGCCCTGGCCGCGGATCCGCCGATCTTGCTGATGGACGAGCCGTTCAGCGCAGTCGATCCGGTTGTTCGTGAGGACCTACAGACCGAGATGCTTCGACTGCAGGCAGATCTGAAGAAGACCATCGTGTTCGTCACCCACGACATCGACGAGGCCGTACGCCTCGGAGACAATATCGCGGTCTTCGGACCTCAGGGACGCCTACAGCAGTACGACAAGCCGGCGACCATACTCGCAGCTCCTGCAACATCTTTCGTTGCTTCGTTCGTCGGCCGCGATCGAGGCTATCGAGGTCTGTCGTTCCGCTCTGCCCAATCGGTCACGATGCATCCGATCGACACGGCAACTGAAAGCGAAGTTCGCGGTCTTCGGCTGGCACAGGGCCAGTGGGTTCTCGTCGTCGACTCCGAGCGTCGCCCCCTCGGCTGGATCGACGCCACCGGGGTCGAGAAGGTCCGCGACGGTCGACCTCTCGACGACAGCACCGCAGCAGGTGGCTCGCTGTTCACCGAGGGTGGGGATCTACGTCAGGCACTCGACTCGGCCATCTCGTCTCCGTCGGGAATCGGAGTCGCCGTCGATTCCACCGGAGCCGCCGTCGGCAGCGTAGATGCTGCTGAGATCCTCGAACACCTTGCTGTGCAACGTAGATCCGAAGATGAAGAGCGCAATCGGCATCACTTCAGCAACGAGGACACCTCACAGTGA
- a CDS encoding ABC transporter permease has translation MTWLVDNFDVVLGYTKTHLYLSLVPLLIGLLIAIPVGTVIRNARWVRKVTMTVASIAFTIPSLALFVTIPAVVGLPVLDPLNVVIALAVYSTALLIRAVPEALDSVPFAVVDSAEAMGYSPLRRAIAVELPLALPVLIANIRVVAVTNISLVSVGSVIGIGGLGQLFTQGYQRDYPDQIVAGIISIVFLALVFDAGLYLLGRKLTPWTRLGTASTKKARA, from the coding sequence GTGACGTGGCTCGTCGACAATTTCGACGTCGTCCTCGGGTACACCAAGACACACCTGTACCTGTCGCTCGTTCCGCTGCTGATCGGACTGCTCATAGCAATCCCGGTGGGCACCGTCATCCGAAACGCGCGCTGGGTCCGGAAGGTCACGATGACGGTGGCCAGCATCGCGTTCACGATCCCGTCGCTGGCTCTGTTCGTCACCATTCCGGCTGTTGTCGGCCTTCCGGTGCTAGACCCGCTCAACGTCGTCATTGCGCTGGCGGTGTACTCGACAGCGCTGCTCATCCGGGCTGTCCCGGAGGCGCTCGATTCGGTGCCGTTCGCGGTCGTCGACTCAGCCGAGGCCATGGGGTACTCACCGCTGCGACGAGCCATTGCCGTGGAATTGCCGCTGGCGCTTCCTGTTCTGATCGCAAACATCAGGGTCGTCGCAGTCACCAACATTTCTCTCGTGTCGGTGGGATCGGTGATCGGCATCGGCGGTCTCGGCCAATTGTTCACGCAGGGTTATCAGCGTGACTACCCCGATCAGATCGTCGCCGGCATCATCTCCATCGTCTTCCTGGCCCTGGTGTTCGACGCAGGCCTGTATCTGCTCGGCCGAAAGCTGACACCGTGGACGCGCCTGGGGACGGCATCGACGAAGAAGGCGCGGGCATGA
- a CDS encoding ABC transporter permease, which yields MNLFSEAFSYIVDSGNWAGPTGIGARIIEHIWYSLLAVVLSAVIAIPIGLLIGHLRKGEAVIVGLVNALRSLPTLGILVFLVLVIGLGLVPPIIALVLLGIPPLLAGTYSGIANVDDNVVDAARAMGMTEVQVLFRVEIPNALPLIIGGLRNTTLQIIATATVAAYVNLGGLGRYIFDGLALYDYGRVLVGAILVALLTLIIDGLLALAVWASVPGTGRLKPKIKV from the coding sequence ATGAATCTGTTCTCGGAGGCGTTCTCCTACATCGTCGACAGCGGAAACTGGGCCGGGCCCACGGGAATCGGCGCCCGAATCATCGAGCACATCTGGTACAGCCTGCTCGCCGTCGTGCTGTCGGCCGTCATCGCGATACCGATCGGGTTACTCATCGGCCACCTGCGCAAAGGCGAGGCGGTCATCGTCGGGCTCGTGAATGCACTTCGATCGCTACCGACCCTCGGCATCCTGGTATTTCTGGTCCTCGTCATCGGCCTCGGTCTCGTGCCCCCGATCATCGCGTTGGTGCTCCTCGGTATACCGCCGCTGCTAGCCGGGACCTATTCCGGTATCGCAAACGTCGACGACAACGTGGTCGACGCCGCGAGGGCGATGGGAATGACCGAAGTGCAGGTGCTCTTTCGCGTCGAGATCCCAAATGCGTTGCCGCTGATCATCGGCGGACTGCGAAACACCACCCTGCAGATCATCGCCACCGCTACCGTCGCGGCGTACGTCAACCTCGGTGGACTAGGCCGCTACATCTTCGACGGTCTCGCCCTGTACGACTACGGACGTGTGCTGGTCGGGGCGATCCTCGTTGCGCTGTTGACCCTGATCATCGACGGCTTACTCGCCCTTGCGGTTTGGGCCTCGGTTCCCGGCACCGGTCGGCTCAAGCCAAAGATCAAGGTGTAG
- a CDS encoding NADP-dependent malic enzyme produces the protein MTIVTEPTNTTADLAAITDEEIFLGHVGGKLSVELTAPLETQRDLSIAYTPGVAQVSRAIAQDASLAKQYTWTDRLVAVITDGSAVLGLGDIGPRASLPVMEGKAALFKNFAGLNSIPIVLDTQDVDEIVDTIVRLRYSFGAVNLEDISAPRCFEIERRVIEALDCPVMHDDQHGTAIVVLAALNGAAKFQGRSTSGLKIVISGSGAAGVACANILLAAGIPDVVVLDSKGIVSADRGDLNSVKVELAARTNPRGLSGGAGDALTGADVFLGVSAGKIDESYIASMAPGSIVFALSNPDPEIHPEAAAKYASIVATGRSDFPNQINNVLAFPGVFKGALDAGARRITEGMKLAAAEAILSVLGDELAADKIVPSPLDPRVAPAVADAVAAAARAEGVA, from the coding sequence GTGACAATCGTGACCGAACCGACAAATACCACCGCCGATCTGGCCGCCATCACCGACGAGGAGATTTTCCTCGGACACGTCGGTGGCAAGCTGTCCGTCGAACTGACAGCACCACTCGAAACTCAGCGTGATCTGTCGATCGCCTACACGCCGGGCGTCGCACAGGTGAGCCGAGCTATCGCGCAGGACGCTTCACTCGCCAAGCAGTACACGTGGACCGACCGGCTCGTCGCCGTCATCACGGACGGCTCGGCGGTGCTCGGACTCGGCGACATCGGGCCGCGCGCATCCCTTCCTGTCATGGAAGGCAAAGCTGCGCTGTTCAAGAACTTCGCCGGCCTCAACTCGATTCCCATCGTGCTCGACACCCAAGATGTCGACGAGATCGTGGATACCATCGTGCGGTTGCGGTACAGCTTCGGAGCCGTCAATCTCGAGGACATCTCGGCTCCGCGTTGCTTCGAGATCGAGCGACGCGTCATCGAGGCACTCGACTGCCCGGTCATGCACGACGACCAGCACGGGACGGCCATCGTTGTCCTCGCCGCGCTCAACGGCGCCGCGAAGTTCCAGGGGCGAAGCACGTCGGGTCTGAAGATCGTCATCTCCGGCTCCGGTGCTGCAGGCGTCGCGTGCGCGAACATTCTTCTCGCCGCGGGAATTCCGGACGTCGTCGTGCTCGATTCCAAGGGGATCGTCTCCGCTGATCGCGGAGATCTCAACTCCGTCAAGGTTGAGCTCGCTGCGCGTACCAACCCGCGCGGACTGTCTGGTGGTGCCGGTGATGCGCTGACGGGCGCAGACGTGTTCCTCGGTGTGTCGGCGGGCAAGATCGACGAAAGTTACATCGCGTCGATGGCCCCCGGGTCCATCGTGTTCGCGCTGTCGAATCCCGATCCCGAGATTCACCCGGAAGCGGCTGCCAAGTACGCATCGATCGTCGCGACCGGGCGAAGTGACTTCCCCAATCAGATCAACAACGTTCTCGCCTTCCCCGGCGTGTTCAAAGGCGCACTCGACGCCGGCGCACGTCGCATCACCGAAGGCATGAAACTCGCCGCTGCCGAGGCAATCCTCTCGGTTCTCGGCGACGAGCTGGCTGCGGACAAAATTGTGCCGAGCCCGCTCGATCCTCGTGTCGCCCCAGCCGTTGCGGACGCAGTTGCGGCAGCAGCGCGAGCCGAGGGCGTCGCGTAG
- a CDS encoding MarC family protein — MSFDTTLYLTVLITLFVIMDPPGAIPVFLSLVGRKSKEERNRAAWQAPAVSLTVISVFAIGGQAILNYLHIGIPALQGAGGLLLLIIALSLLTGRGAGGGSEAEDVNVALVPLGTPLMAGPGAIAAVIVYVSQADGHTGSLVAVALAIVTIHLVFFLVLRFSTVLIRILGEGGITLLARIAGLLLAAIAVQLIADSVRGFITGG, encoded by the coding sequence GTGAGCTTCGACACGACGCTGTACCTGACCGTGCTGATCACGCTGTTCGTGATCATGGACCCGCCGGGCGCAATACCGGTGTTCCTCTCGCTCGTCGGCCGAAAGAGCAAGGAAGAGCGGAACCGGGCCGCATGGCAGGCGCCAGCGGTATCACTGACGGTCATCTCGGTGTTCGCGATCGGCGGTCAGGCGATCCTGAATTACCTGCACATCGGCATCCCCGCACTGCAGGGTGCGGGTGGACTGTTGCTGCTCATCATCGCGCTGTCGTTGCTGACGGGACGTGGAGCGGGTGGTGGGTCCGAGGCCGAAGACGTCAATGTCGCTCTCGTCCCGCTCGGCACCCCGCTGATGGCCGGCCCCGGTGCGATCGCTGCCGTCATCGTCTACGTCAGCCAAGCCGACGGCCACACGGGTTCTCTTGTCGCCGTCGCACTCGCAATCGTGACGATCCACCTTGTGTTCTTCCTCGTTCTCAGGTTCTCGACAGTGTTGATTCGCATCCTGGGCGAAGGTGGCATCACCCTGCTCGCCCGAATCGCGGGTCTACTGTTGGCCGCGATCGCGGTCCAGCTCATTGCGGACTCCGTCCGCGGATTCATCACAGGAGGCTGA
- a CDS encoding PHP domain-containing protein translates to MLIDLHTHSSVSDGTDSPEELVRAAHRAGLDVVAITDHDTTAGWDDAVRAAPAGLTVVRGMEMSCVGRGVDGDPVPVHLLAYLFDPTDEVFAVELERLRTERTGRIRSMAELLAVDHPEIVPDEILAATGESAGRPHLARALVDIGAVGSVQEAFDSYLATESPYYVAKVDTPLDRAIEMIRIAGGVSVVAHARARTRGRLLDPQHIRELVGHGLNGVEVDHADHNPADTRFMRDLADELDLIATGSSDYHGGNKHLRLGEHTTDVEQYERILAAATGVPASVSSPT, encoded by the coding sequence GTGCTCATCGACCTCCACACCCACTCCTCGGTCTCCGACGGCACGGACAGCCCAGAGGAGCTGGTGCGTGCCGCTCACAGGGCAGGCTTGGATGTTGTGGCCATCACCGATCACGACACCACAGCAGGGTGGGACGACGCCGTTCGAGCGGCCCCCGCGGGGCTCACCGTCGTGCGCGGGATGGAGATGTCGTGCGTCGGCCGCGGCGTGGACGGTGACCCGGTGCCGGTCCATCTGCTCGCCTATCTCTTCGACCCGACGGACGAGGTGTTCGCGGTGGAACTCGAGCGGCTGCGTACCGAACGGACGGGCCGAATCCGATCGATGGCGGAGTTGCTCGCCGTCGATCATCCCGAAATCGTTCCCGACGAGATCCTGGCCGCGACGGGGGAGTCCGCCGGACGGCCACACCTCGCTCGGGCCCTTGTCGACATCGGTGCCGTCGGCAGTGTGCAGGAGGCATTCGACAGCTACCTGGCAACGGAAAGCCCGTACTACGTGGCGAAGGTGGACACCCCGCTCGATCGTGCGATCGAGATGATCCGCATTGCCGGTGGAGTGAGTGTCGTTGCGCATGCTCGCGCTCGTACTCGGGGCAGGCTGCTGGACCCGCAGCACATTCGCGAACTCGTCGGACACGGTCTGAACGGCGTCGAAGTCGACCATGCCGACCACAACCCAGCGGACACTCGATTCATGCGCGACCTCGCCGACGAGCTCGATCTGATCGCCACCGGATCCTCGGATTACCACGGTGGGAACAAACACCTGCGGCTCGGTGAGCACACCACCGACGTCGAGCAGTACGAGCGGATCTTGGCTGCGGCAACGGGTGTACCAGCCTCTGTGTCGAGCCCGACGTGA
- a CDS encoding magnesium and cobalt transport protein CorA produces the protein MPSLPPRPSLPSLHSLRPSNRGHAAGPKVPVPTARAIVDCAVYVDGVRLPGKYTHSAAIGEVRKRGEGFVWLGLHAPDEGQMNGVAECYGLHELMVEDAVHAHQRPKLERYDDVAFLVLRTVSYVEHESVTTANEIVESGEIMVFLARDFVITVRHGEHSGLAGVRHRLEANTERLALGPSAVLHAVADHVVDEYLAVTGSIERDVDVMEEEVFSPNHHVPIENIYLLKREVVELRRSVTPLSTPLNQLVQGADTPIPKAVRRYLRDVQDHHTTVAERVAEFDEVLSSLVDAALARVTMQQNMDMRKISAWVAIAAVPTMVAGIYGMNFDNIPELHWQYGYYIVVGIVASVCIGLFATFRRNNWL, from the coding sequence ATGCCGTCTCTTCCACCGAGGCCGTCGCTGCCGTCACTGCACTCGCTTCGCCCGTCGAACCGCGGACACGCCGCCGGACCGAAGGTCCCCGTCCCCACCGCTCGCGCCATCGTCGACTGCGCCGTCTACGTCGATGGCGTCAGACTGCCGGGCAAGTACACACATTCCGCCGCGATCGGCGAGGTACGTAAGCGCGGCGAGGGATTCGTCTGGCTCGGGCTGCACGCCCCGGACGAAGGTCAGATGAATGGGGTCGCCGAGTGTTACGGCCTACACGAGCTGATGGTCGAGGACGCCGTCCACGCTCATCAGCGCCCGAAACTCGAACGGTACGACGACGTCGCATTCCTCGTGCTGCGGACCGTCAGTTACGTCGAGCACGAATCGGTGACGACAGCCAACGAAATCGTCGAGAGCGGTGAGATCATGGTGTTCCTCGCCCGCGACTTCGTCATCACCGTCCGACACGGCGAGCACTCCGGCCTGGCGGGTGTGCGCCACCGATTGGAGGCGAACACCGAACGCTTGGCCCTCGGCCCCTCCGCAGTTCTGCATGCCGTCGCCGACCACGTCGTCGACGAGTACCTCGCGGTGACGGGTTCGATCGAACGGGACGTCGACGTCATGGAGGAAGAGGTGTTCTCCCCCAACCACCACGTGCCGATCGAGAACATCTACCTGCTCAAGCGCGAGGTCGTCGAGCTTCGACGGTCGGTGACGCCGCTGTCGACGCCGCTCAACCAGCTGGTGCAGGGCGCAGACACTCCGATCCCCAAGGCCGTGCGGCGCTACCTACGGGACGTGCAGGACCATCACACGACGGTCGCTGAACGCGTCGCAGAGTTCGACGAAGTACTCAGCTCGCTCGTCGACGCAGCGCTGGCGCGCGTGACGATGCAGCAGAACATGGACATGAGAAAGATCTCGGCGTGGGTTGCGATCGCGGCGGTGCCGACGATGGTCGCGGGAATCTACGGGATGAACTTCGACAACATCCCCGAGCTGCACTGGCAGTACGGCTATTACATCGTCGTCGGGATCGTGGCGTCGGTGTGCATCGGTTTGTTCGCCACGTTCCGGCGCAACAACTGGCTCTAG
- a CDS encoding suppressor of fused domain protein, with amino-acid sequence MDFVSDSVIGSVIARVRAHLIAEIGDENPSSASVTFLGLEPLDVLRFTAGEEDLVRYVTLGCSRHPMADPNEMVADQSRGPRAELILTLHGGAGVASGVHTKLAVLAASPAVEGVVLVGDALLDLGEPLWVGSPFTAVLLGDSDIPDLQLPEPADPVKFLQVVPITGTEAAWVRLRGADALREAWNEAGIDVRDPSRSAVNL; translated from the coding sequence ATGGACTTCGTGAGCGACAGTGTCATCGGCAGTGTAATTGCTCGGGTCCGGGCGCATCTGATCGCCGAGATCGGGGACGAGAACCCCTCGTCGGCGTCGGTGACTTTTCTCGGGCTGGAGCCGCTCGACGTGCTTCGATTCACGGCGGGCGAGGAAGACTTGGTCCGATACGTCACGCTCGGCTGCTCCCGCCATCCGATGGCGGATCCCAACGAGATGGTGGCCGATCAGTCCAGAGGACCGCGCGCTGAGCTGATCCTGACACTGCACGGTGGCGCCGGAGTCGCGTCGGGAGTGCACACGAAATTGGCCGTACTGGCCGCATCACCTGCGGTCGAGGGTGTCGTTCTGGTCGGCGATGCGTTGCTCGATCTGGGTGAGCCGCTGTGGGTGGGTTCGCCGTTCACCGCTGTGCTGCTCGGTGACAGTGACATTCCCGATCTACAGTTGCCCGAGCCGGCCGACCCGGTCAAATTCTTGCAGGTCGTGCCGATCACGGGCACCGAAGCGGCGTGGGTGCGGCTACGCGGTGCCGACGCTCTCCGCGAAGCATGGAACGAAGCCGGCATCGATGTCAGGGACCCGAGCAGGTCCGCGGTGAACCTCTAG